The nucleotide sequence TAGCGGCTTGGCTTTCTTGATTTGGTGGCTATTTTTTAAACCGCCTATTTTACCCGAAATTGTTTCATTAGAACCCACCGAAAAATCTTATAAATTTGGACAAGAAATTAAACTCAACTTAGATATTAGTAATCCTCAACGATTAAAAAAAATTAGTTTGGTGGGAAAAAATCCTCAAGGAGGACAAGTTATAGAACCATTAATATTTACCATCGAACAATTGCAAAAAGATGCTAGATGTCAATTGCTTTCTTCTCAAGAAGAACATCTAAGCTGTAAGAATATTTCCACAGGTGCTAAAGAACCAAATAGTTATATATTTAATTTAACTGTCTGGGGTCAAAAAAGATGGAGAGTAGAAGAAGTCGATAAACAAGATTCTCCTGTCATCACCCTTGCACCCCCTCCGACCCCGACTATTAGTAATGTTGGCTCTCCTAAAAATCAATATGTATTACCTGCAAAAGTTGATTTAAAATTTGACATTTCCGAGCCGCAAGAACTTGAAAGAGTTGATTTGATTCAAAATGGAGTGGTTTTTGCTAGTATTATTCCCAGCGATCTTAGTAAAGTTTGCAAAAAAGCCGAAGAAAATACGCTGAATTGTTATATACAAATTCCCAATTTAGAGCCAGGAAATTATATTCTTTCTGTGGATGCTGTTCCTAAAAATTCTCGTTATGTCAAACCTCAAGGACCTGTGGATGCTAAAACGCAGGTAATAGTACAAGCACAAAAAATCCCGCTAAAAATCAACGTATTTACACTAAATAATAAATCTAGCTCCCCGATCATACTTAAACCGAATCAAAATATCAACGTGATTTGGGATGCTACTGGGAAAAACGTTAAAGTTACCATCTCAGTATTGGGAACACCCGTTGCGGAAGACCTTCCAGGCAAAGGTAAGCATCTAGTTTTATATGAACAATTACCCATCAATGAATTGCCAGTAGATCAACTTGTTCCCGTTCAATTAATGGTTACAGATGCTGATGGTGCCACAAAAAATAAAACGCTATTGGTTAAAATGGATTTACCCAAACCTTCTCCTACACCTTCACCTTCTACTCAAAAGCCTTCGCCTTCATCCTCGCCATCTTCAAATCTGAAAATATGGTAATCAATTTAGGAAATAGGCAACAGGGAACAGGGAACAGGGAATAGGAAATAGGGAACAGGGAATAGGGAACAGGGAACAGGGAATAGGGAATAGGGAACAGGGAACAGACTAATAACTAATGACTAATGACTAATGACTAATAACTAATGACTAATGACTAATGACTAATGACTAATGACTAATGAACAATCATGAGTGGCAAGACCTTAATAAACGCTATCTTTTAAATGCTCTAGAGAAATTGCGGCAATTACTAGAAGCAAAAATTAAAAGCCTGGAAACCGATGAACCGGTCGAAATTTCTCCTCTCAATTTTCCCGTTCCTCCTGCATTAAAACACATTTCTCAGCAATTCAGACTATCTTCATTTGAAGAAAATATCTTGCTATTGTGTGCCGGCATGGAATTTGATGGCGGGTGGGGTGTACTCTGTGCTAAGGCGCAAGGAGACTTACAAAAACCCTATCCTACCTTTAGTTTAGCCTTGGCAACTTTACCTAACCCTCATTGGAATGCCTTAATTCCCACTGCGCCTCTACGACAATGGCGGCTTTTAGAACTTGGTAATAGTAATAGTATTACCCAAGGACAATTATGGCTTGATGAGCGTATTACTAACTATTTGGCGGGAATTTCTCATCTAGATGAACGATTAATTGGCTTAGTAGAACCTGTAGAAAATTCTCTTCCCTTAGTTCCTTCTCATCAAAACCTTGTTGAACAAATTATCAAAATTTGGACTCAAGAATCTCAAGGAGCCTTACCCATAATACAGTTATGCGGCAACGATGGATTAACTAAACGGGCTATCTCAGCATCAGTTGCCCAAAAATTAGGACTAAATCTTCAGATTCTTTCTGCTGAAATTTTACCGCTTGATTCGACGCAACTCAATTTAATTCAATGTTTGTGTGAACGGGAATGGTTACTTTCTGAAAACGCTCTTGTCCTAAATTGTGATTATTTAGACAATACCGATGGGATTAAAGAAGGATTAATTGCCCATTTTATTGAAAAAATTCACTGTCCTTTAATTGTTAACACTCGAGAGCGCCGCTTTCAACGAGAACGCCCCCTAATGACTTTAGAGGTAGATTATCCTACCACCTCTGAACAAGAGGCACTCTGGCAAAATATGCTCTTAGATACTGAGGGAAATTTCAACGGACAAATTAAGGCTTTAGTCACCCATTTTAATCTGAACGTCTCCACCATTTCTACAGTCAGTTGGCAATTTAAAAATGTGGTCACTGAAAACAGTGAGCCTAGCGAGATTTCCCATCATATTTGGGAGATTTGCCGCGTTCAATCTCGTCCCCGTTTGGAAGAATTAGCTCAACGAATTCACTGTCATGTTCTCTGGGAAGATTTAATTTTACCCGAAGAAGAACGACAAGTATTGCAGGAAATTACTGCCCACGTTCGTCAAAGACTTTTAGTTTATGAACATTGGGGATTTAAAAATAAGAGTAGTCGAGGACTGGGAATTAGTGTCTTATTTGCCGGAGGGAGTGGTACAGGAAAAACTCTTGCGGCTGAAGTATTGGGCAATGAATTACGCTTAGATGTCTATCGAATTGATCTCAGTTCAGTGGTGAGTAAATATATTGGAGAAACTGAAAAGAATTTAAGAAGAATTTTTGATGCGGCTGAAGGGTGCGGCGCGATTTTACTTTTTGATGAAGCTGATGCCTTATTTGGTAAAAGATCTGAAGTTAAAGATAGTCATGATCGCTATGCAAATATGGAGGTTAGTTATCTTTTACAACGAATAGAAGCTTATCGAGGATTAGCCATTTTAACAACTAATCTTAAGGATGCTATCGATCAAGCTTTTCTGCGTAGAATTCGTTTTATTGTGCAGTTTCCTTTCCCTGATGCTACTCAAAGGGCGGCAATTTGGCAGACGGTATTTCCCCCTCAAACTCCTACTGAAGGATTAGATTTTCAGAAGTTAGCCCGCTTAAGTGTGGCCGGAGGCAATATTCGTAATATTGCTTTAAATGCGGCTTTTTTAGCGGCTGATGCTGGCGAGGCGGTTCAAATGAAGCATATTTTACAGGCGACTAAGAGTGAGTATATTAAGTTAGAAAAAACTTTAACAGATACGGAGATTAAAGGTTGGGTGATGGCTAAATAGATGAGCCTGAAAAAGTGAAAATTTATTGAGCTTTAATTTCTGTCCAAGCTTGATCATAAAGGGCTGTTGCTTGCCCTACATTTTGCAGAAAAGTAAGTTTTTTTCTAATTTCGGCAGGCGGATAAATACCGGGATTATGGCGATCTTTTTGATTAATTAATCCTTGGTCTAAAGCGGTCTGATTAGAGGTGGCATAATGCACAAAATTAGCATTTTTAGCCGCCATTTCCGGAGCCGACATAAAATTAATAAATTTCTCAGCTAATTCTTTATGAGGGGCATCCTTGGGAATACAGAGATTATCAATAGATATGAGTGACCCTTCTTTAGGAAAAGCATAACGAAGTTTGGGATTTTCTTGCACTCTTTTGAGAATATCCCCATTCCATTCCACAATGATGGTTACCTCTCCTTGCTCTAGTAAGTTCTCTCCATTATCTGCGGCAAAGGCTGCAATATTCGCTTTATGTTCTAATAAAAAATTTTTCGCTTGTTCGATTTCTTGAGGATTTGTTGTGTTTGGACTATAGCCTAAATATATTAAAATTACACCTAACATAGCTCGCGGATCATCATTAACGGCCACTTGTCCTTGATATTTCCTGGAAAAAATTTGTTGCCAACTATCAATTTTTTCTCCGGTTTTTTCCCCATTATAGCCCAAGCCTAACGCGCCCCATACATAAGGAATACTATATTGATTTTTGGGGTCAAAATCCTGGTCAATAAGTTGTTTATCAAGATGCTTAATATTAGTAATATTTTGCGGGCTAATTTCTTCTAATAAACCTTCTTTGGCCATGATTTTAACATAAACGTCTTGAGGAAATACTAGATCATATCCAGGATTTCCGGCTTTTAGCTTGGCATAAAGCGCGTCGCTAGAATCGTAGGTATCATAATTAATTTTCGCCTTAAATTCTTGCTCAAATTGTTGTAAAACTTCTGGAGCAATATAGTCTGCCCAGTTATATATATTAAGAACGGCAGAGTCGGAAACATTATTAGTAGAAGTATTGGGCTTGCTCTGGCATCCTAATATTATTAAAGTCCCGAGCAAAAACAAAATTAAAAAGCGGCTAATTTTTTTCATCTGGAGCATCCGATTTTTGTCATTCTGAACCTGATCCTTCCCACAGCGAGGGATGACAAGATCAGTTGGGAGCTTCCATTGGAATTCTCACTTTTCATAAGCCCCTTCTAGAGAGATAATAATTTAAGTTGCTGTCATTTTAGCTTATTTTGCCTCAAAAACAATAAAACCCCCGAAACTATCCGGGGGTATGCAGAGGAATTTTAATTAATCATTAGCCAACTTGTACCTTGACAACTTTATTTTTTTCTTCTTCTGCTTTTGGTAGAGTCAGATTGAGAATTCCATCTTTATATTCAGCCGTAACGTGGCTATTATCCACATGAGCCGGCAGAGGAATCACTCGGCTAAACTTGCCGTAACGAAACTCGGTGCGGGTTACGCCATTGTTTTCTGTCTTGTTTTCTTCTTTGCGTTCACCGCTAATAGAAACGCCATTTTTGCTAACTTGAATATCTAGATCTTCTTTATTCATTCCAGGAAGTTCTAGTTTAAGATGAATAGCTTCCTCGGTTTCAGATATTTCAGCCGCAGGAATAGCATTTTGTTTCCCAACAGTAAGACGAGATTCATCAAATAAGTGGTTTAGCTGATGTTGTAAAATGTCCATTTCACGGAAAGGGTTGTAGCGAACTAAAGTCATTACCATAGCTGAGTGTCCTGTTAATTAGTTGAATCATCTTTAACTGTTTTAATAGTAACTAAATTCCAAAACTGATCAATTCGGTTTTAGGAACTTAATTAAGGGTAATTCCCGAATAATACAGAGGATTATTTAGGGTGGAAAACCTAACTTGTAAGGTTCGGTTAAGTACCTAGACATGGACATAACTACAGGAAAGCAAGGATTTGCCTGAGTATCTCTTGCCTATTACCTATTGCCTGTTCCTGCTGTCTTAACCGCCAAAGCGGCTGCTATATGAACTTTCTCAACTTTTTTTATCATTGCATTACAAAGTTGAACATTGTCGAGAAAAAACCCCACATATAGATTCCAGGAGCCATAAGAATAGGCAACTTATGAAAGGAGCGCTTTATGAGTAGTTGTGTTTGTTACTGGAATCTTATTCGTCGCCAACAGCCTAACGTCCAAGTTAGACTGCACCGGCCTGAACTTTGTTCATCAAATTGTCAAATCAATTTAGGACAAGCAATTTGGATAGCGTGTAATCTAGAAGACAAAGACTTAGAAAAACGATTTGTTCCCTTTCTTGTCTAAATAAGAATGAATAGGAATAATTGCTCTGAAAACTTTCTATTCTTTACCGAAGACGCTTAAGTCTAGTTCACTGGCTGCATCACGGTCTAAAAATAGAGTGGTATGAGGATGAAGGCGTAACCCAGATGCGGGACAACTAGAATTAATTGTCCCTGTCAACATTTCTTTAACAATCTTTGCTTTACTTTTTCCAAATGCTAAACACACTATTTTTTTAGCTTCTAAAATCGTGCTAAGGGTTAAAGTATAAGCATATTGAGGAACCCTTGCCAAACTGGGAAAATATCCCTGTTCAACACCAGTTAAACGAGTTTGTTGGGCGAGTTTGACGATTTTAACCCGATAGGGATCGTTAAAATTAGCTACCCCAGGTTCATTAAAGGCTAAATGACCGTTATGACCAATTCCCAAAAAGCATAGATCAATGGGATGTTGTGTTAACAGATGAGTATAGCGATCACATTCTGCCAACGGTTCTGCGGCTTCTCCTTGAATGCCATAAAAATGCTGAGGATTAATCTGCTTAAGGAGTCTTTCTTGTAGAAAGTAGCGAAAACTAGCGCTCTCATGCGCTTCAATCCCTAGAAATTCATCGAGATGAAATAAAATGATGCGGCTCCAATCAATTTCAGCAGTAGCCGCTAGAATGTCAAGTAATTCAATTTGTGAATTGCCGGTCGCTAATACAAGAGTTGCGGTTTGTTGTTGAGATAAAATTTGTTGTAAGTATTGTATTACAGATTGGGCGGCGGCGTGGGCTAGGCTTTTTGAAGAGGGACAAAGACATAGGCAGAGAGCATCAATATTGAATGCTTGAGTCACCATTGATTTAATTCCCGTCAATTTCTGAGTGGCTTTCATCATTTTAAGCTGTTACACCCCAAATTGCTTGTCTATCTATTGTCTTATTGTTCTTTAATTTGAGTGGTTATAGGGAAGTCATTGAGAATCATTTTTTTTTATTTACTTAGTTTTACGGTTTTAGTATTTAGTAATTTTTGATACTGTTTGTAGAGAGCCAAATTGATAAACTTTGCAACGGAATAAAAATGATAAAAATCTAAAAAAAGCTTCTAGGGTTCCGATTTCCTGGAAATGTCTGGTCCAAGAGAAGCGGGCTGCCTTAAAAGAATTATTGTTACAAGATAAATATTTAGTAGGTGGCTACACGGCGGGAAAAAAACCCGGGAGGAAAGAGAGAGTAAAATAAGATAGCTCTCTAGATAATCTCTCTGGGATTTTTGGCATTGTTTACTTTTTTGGATGAATCCTACTGACAGGAGTAGAAAATGAGTTCCAATTTCTTTCAACCGCCTAATGACAATACTCAAGGTAATTCAAGTAACGGTCATTCAACAGAGGCCCAACAAGGATTAGAAAAAGAAGCAAAACTTCCCCTGACTGGATGGCAACAGGAAGTCTCTACTGGATTAGAGTATGGATTAGAAGCGGCTGACAGTATTCGTGATCGCACGATATCAACCTTTTCTCGCGGGGAACTTCCCCATTATGCTGGCATTAACACCTTTATGAAAGCTCCCTACTTAGAAGATGTCCGTCGAGTAGGAGAGTACGACGTAGCGATCATTGGTGTACCTCATGATTCTGGGACAACCTATCGCCCAGGAACCCGTTTTGGCCCGCAAGGGATTCGCCGGATTTCTGCTCTTTATACTCCTTATAATTTTGAATTAGGGGTTGATTTGCGTGAACAAATAAAGCTGTGTGATGTCGGAGATATTTTTACCATTCCCGCCAATAATGAAAAATCCTTTGATCAAATTTCTAAAGGAGTCGCTCACGTTTTTAGTTCGGGGGCCTTTCCCATTATTTTAGGAGGAGATCACTCCATAGGATTTCCGACGGTGCGGGGAGTGTGTCGCCATTTAGGAGACAAAAAAATCGGCATCATTCACTTTGATCGCCACGTAGACACCCAAGAAACCGATTTAGACGAACGGATGCATACCTGCCCCTGGTTTCATGCCACCAATATCAAAAATGCGCCCGCAAAAAATCTGGTGCAATTAGGGATAGGCGGCTGGCAAGTCCCCCGTCAAGGCGTAAAAGTCTGCCGGGAACGGGCAACCAATATCTTAACCGTAACCGATATCGTGGAAAGGGGATTAGATGCGGCGGCTGAGTTTGCTATAGAACGGGCAACCGACGGAACCGATTGCGTTTGGATCAGTTTTGATATTGACTGCATAGATGCAGGATTTGTTCCCGGTACCGGTTGGCCCGAACCCGGGGGATTATTACCTCGAGAAGCCCTCTATCTGCTAGGTAAAATCGTGCAGCGAGTTCCCGTTTGTGGTTTAGAAGTGGTGGAAGTGTCTCCTCCTTATGATATCAGTGATATGACCTCGCTGATGGCCACTCGGGTGATCTGTGACACGATGGCTCATTTGATCCTCTCCGGTCAACTTCCCCGCCAAGAAAAGCCTGCTTACATTCATGCTGAAGATCAACCTGAAACCGTCGCTTGGAATTAAACCATGCACGAAACCGACATGACTAAGGCCCTAATTGTAACTGTAACTGACTGGTGGGAAGCTCAACCTGATCAGCCCAAAATTTCCCACATTCATCTGATCGTTGGGCAATTTACTTGTGTGGAACCAGCTAGTTTACAATTCGCCTTTGATGTTCAAACAAGCAATACTTTTTTAGAGGGAGTCAAACTGGTTATTAGAGAAACTCCCTTAATTGCTTTTTGTCATCGCTGTCAACAGGAGTATCGCCCGGCCATTGGCATTGCTTATGCTTGTCCTCAATGTCGATCGCCAATGGAAGATATTCGTTCAGGACGAGAACTCAAAATAGACCATATACAATACTCAAACTCAAGTGAAACTTATGCACCAAACCTTTGATGCAGCCTTAGAAATTAACTTGCTCCATGCTAACCAACAAGGAGCCGACCATAACCGAGAACATTTTGATCAATGGGGAATTACTTGCTTTAATATCATGAGTAGCCCCGGAGCCGGCAAAACCGTTTTATTAGAAAAGACTCTTTCTCACCTCAGCCAAGAGTTAAAAATTGCCGTCATTGAAGGCGATATGACCACAGAATTAGATGCTGATCGCCTTCGTCTGTATGGGGTTCCGGTTATTGCCATTAATACTGGTCGTTCCTGTCATTTGGACTCGAAAATGGTAGCGGGTGGAATTCATCAATTGGCTCACCAATATAACCCTTCAGAATTTGATTTAGTTTTAGTGGAAAATGTCGGTAATTTAGTTTGTCCGGCAGAATTTGAAGTAGGCGAACACGCTAAAATTGCTCTTTTGAGTGTAACAGAAGGAGAAGATAAGCCCTTAAAATATCCAATTATGTTTCAACAAGCCGATTGTTTATTGATTACAAAAATTGATTTAGCGCCTTATTTAGATACTGATATTGAACGAATTAAAAATAATGTTCGGCAGATGAATCCCCATGTAACCATCATTCCCATTTCTGCTAAAACTGGGGAGGGGTTAAATGTTTGGTTTGATTGGGTACGCGCTCAAATTCATCAGTCATTAGTCATTAGTCATTAGTCATTGGTCATTAGTCACTGGTCTTTCGCCGGTTAAGGGTTAAGTCAAAAGAACTCATAACTAAAATTGTTAGATAAGTTATGAAACAGCGAGCGCTCATTCTTTATATCACCTTATTTTTTGTTACGCTGACCTTGACTGTCGGTTGTGTTAATCCGGCTATATATATTAAAACCACCAACGAAACTAATACAACTATTTCGGTTGGAGAGGGGGCTGTTAGATTAGGATTTAGTGCTTGGCCGGGTTGGTTTCCTTGGGAAGTTACCGATCAAAAAGGCATATTTACAAACAATAGTATACCCGTCGATCTCAAATGGTTTGATGGCTATCTTGAATCGATCAACACTTTAACCGCTCGGCAAATTGATGCTAACAGCCAAACGCTAGGAGATACAGTTAATTCTGTCTCAGGGGGAGCCGATCAAGTTATTGTGTTAGTTAACGATAACTCTACAGGTAATGATAAGGTAATTGTTCGAGATGGCATCAATTCAATTACTGATCTCAAAGGAAAAAAAGTAGCGGCTGAAGAAGGTACAGTGGATCATTTTCTGCTATTATTAGGCTTGAAAAAAGCGAATTTATCTCCTAAAGATATTGAATTTGTCCCTTTAGAAACCGGGCAAGCCGCCACCGCTTTTGTGGGTGGACAAGTAGATGCTGTTGCTGTTTTTGCGCCTTTTACTACTCAGGCTTTAAAGCGTCCTGGGAGTCGAGAGCTTTTTAGTTCTAAAGACTTTCCGGGTGCAATTTCTGATCACCTGGTTTTTACTCGCCAGTTTATCGAAGAAAAGCCGGACCAGGTTCAAGCGATTGTAAATTCATGGTTTGAAACCTTGGATTATATTAAAATTAATACAGAGGAAGCCTATAAGATTATGGCGCAACGAGCGGGAGTGCCACTGGCGGAGTATCAAAAATATGCTCAAGGAACTCGACTTTTTTCTGTTGAAGAGAATTTAAAAGCTTTCCAGCCCGGAAACGACCTCAGTTCTTTGAGTTATGCTGCTCAACAAATGAGTCAATTCTTGATCGATGTGGGTTTAGCCAAAAGTAAACCCGATATTAATCAATTATTTGATGCTCGATTTGTTAAAACTTACGCTCAAAAACATCAGCAATGATAACCAATCTCAGAGCGGCAATCGGAGGGAATTATATCATAAATTGGGTACTTATAAAAATGAGTCGAATTTCAGGAACTATGACAACACAGAGCCGCTCAAAAATTTTACGTCGTACCGTTTTATGGGAACTGGTTGAAGAGATCCCTAAACCCATTTCTACCCTATTAATTATTACTTCTATTGCCGTTCCTATATTTTTATGGTGGTTAATTACTACTTTCGGGAACATAGACCCAAAATTTTTACCGTCACCCGCTAAAGTGATGGAAGCATTTGGGCGGCTTTGGAGTACCCGAGAGTTATTAAAAGATACAGTAGCTAGTCTTTGGCGTGTGGGAGTAGGGTTTTTCTTGGCCTCTATTTTATCAATTCCTCTGGGTATCTTGATGGGCAGTTATGCCACAATTAGAGCTTTGTTAGAGCCGATCTTTGGACTAATGCGCTATATGCCGGCTCCGGCT is from Gloeothece verrucosa PCC 7822 and encodes:
- a CDS encoding ATP-binding protein, which translates into the protein MNNHEWQDLNKRYLLNALEKLRQLLEAKIKSLETDEPVEISPLNFPVPPALKHISQQFRLSSFEENILLLCAGMEFDGGWGVLCAKAQGDLQKPYPTFSLALATLPNPHWNALIPTAPLRQWRLLELGNSNSITQGQLWLDERITNYLAGISHLDERLIGLVEPVENSLPLVPSHQNLVEQIIKIWTQESQGALPIIQLCGNDGLTKRAISASVAQKLGLNLQILSAEILPLDSTQLNLIQCLCEREWLLSENALVLNCDYLDNTDGIKEGLIAHFIEKIHCPLIVNTRERRFQRERPLMTLEVDYPTTSEQEALWQNMLLDTEGNFNGQIKALVTHFNLNVSTISTVSWQFKNVVTENSEPSEISHHIWEICRVQSRPRLEELAQRIHCHVLWEDLILPEEERQVLQEITAHVRQRLLVYEHWGFKNKSSRGLGISVLFAGGSGTGKTLAAEVLGNELRLDVYRIDLSSVVSKYIGETEKNLRRIFDAAEGCGAILLFDEADALFGKRSEVKDSHDRYANMEVSYLLQRIEAYRGLAILTTNLKDAIDQAFLRRIRFIVQFPFPDATQRAAIWQTVFPPQTPTEGLDFQKLARLSVAGGNIRNIALNAAFLAADAGEAVQMKHILQATKSEYIKLEKTLTDTEIKGWVMAK
- a CDS encoding polyamine ABC transporter substrate-binding protein, with amino-acid sequence MLQMKKISRFLILFLLGTLIILGCQSKPNTSTNNVSDSAVLNIYNWADYIAPEVLQQFEQEFKAKINYDTYDSSDALYAKLKAGNPGYDLVFPQDVYVKIMAKEGLLEEISPQNITNIKHLDKQLIDQDFDPKNQYSIPYVWGALGLGYNGEKTGEKIDSWQQIFSRKYQGQVAVNDDPRAMLGVILIYLGYSPNTTNPQEIEQAKNFLLEHKANIAAFAADNGENLLEQGEVTIIVEWNGDILKRVQENPKLRYAFPKEGSLISIDNLCIPKDAPHKELAEKFINFMSAPEMAAKNANFVHYATSNQTALDQGLINQKDRHNPGIYPPAEIRKKLTFLQNVGQATALYDQAWTEIKAQ
- a CDS encoding Hsp20/alpha crystallin family protein, which gives rise to MTLVRYNPFREMDILQHQLNHLFDESRLTVGKQNAIPAAEISETEEAIHLKLELPGMNKEDLDIQVSKNGVSISGERKEENKTENNGVTRTEFRYGKFSRVIPLPAHVDNSHVTAEYKDGILNLTLPKAEEEKNKVVKVQVG
- a CDS encoding glucosamine-6-phosphate deaminase, whose product is MMKATQKLTGIKSMVTQAFNIDALCLCLCPSSKSLAHAAAQSVIQYLQQILSQQQTATLVLATGNSQIELLDILAATAEIDWSRIILFHLDEFLGIEAHESASFRYFLQERLLKQINPQHFYGIQGEAAEPLAECDRYTHLLTQHPIDLCFLGIGHNGHLAFNEPGVANFNDPYRVKIVKLAQQTRLTGVEQGYFPSLARVPQYAYTLTLSTILEAKKIVCLAFGKSKAKIVKEMLTGTINSSCPASGLRLHPHTTLFLDRDAASELDLSVFGKE
- a CDS encoding agmatinase family protein, with product MSSNFFQPPNDNTQGNSSNGHSTEAQQGLEKEAKLPLTGWQQEVSTGLEYGLEAADSIRDRTISTFSRGELPHYAGINTFMKAPYLEDVRRVGEYDVAIIGVPHDSGTTYRPGTRFGPQGIRRISALYTPYNFELGVDLREQIKLCDVGDIFTIPANNEKSFDQISKGVAHVFSSGAFPIILGGDHSIGFPTVRGVCRHLGDKKIGIIHFDRHVDTQETDLDERMHTCPWFHATNIKNAPAKNLVQLGIGGWQVPRQGVKVCRERATNILTVTDIVERGLDAAAEFAIERATDGTDCVWISFDIDCIDAGFVPGTGWPEPGGLLPREALYLLGKIVQRVPVCGLEVVEVSPPYDISDMTSLMATRVICDTMAHLILSGQLPRQEKPAYIHAEDQPETVAWN
- the hypA gene encoding hydrogenase maturation nickel metallochaperone HypA produces the protein MHETDMTKALIVTVTDWWEAQPDQPKISHIHLIVGQFTCVEPASLQFAFDVQTSNTFLEGVKLVIRETPLIAFCHRCQQEYRPAIGIAYACPQCRSPMEDIRSGRELKIDHIQYSNSSETYAPNL
- the hypB gene encoding hydrogenase nickel incorporation protein HypB, with protein sequence MHQTFDAALEINLLHANQQGADHNREHFDQWGITCFNIMSSPGAGKTVLLEKTLSHLSQELKIAVIEGDMTTELDADRLRLYGVPVIAINTGRSCHLDSKMVAGGIHQLAHQYNPSEFDLVLVENVGNLVCPAEFEVGEHAKIALLSVTEGEDKPLKYPIMFQQADCLLITKIDLAPYLDTDIERIKNNVRQMNPHVTIIPISAKTGEGLNVWFDWVRAQIHQSLVISH
- a CDS encoding ABC transporter substrate-binding protein; this translates as MKQRALILYITLFFVTLTLTVGCVNPAIYIKTTNETNTTISVGEGAVRLGFSAWPGWFPWEVTDQKGIFTNNSIPVDLKWFDGYLESINTLTARQIDANSQTLGDTVNSVSGGADQVIVLVNDNSTGNDKVIVRDGINSITDLKGKKVAAEEGTVDHFLLLLGLKKANLSPKDIEFVPLETGQAATAFVGGQVDAVAVFAPFTTQALKRPGSRELFSSKDFPGAISDHLVFTRQFIEEKPDQVQAIVNSWFETLDYIKINTEEAYKIMAQRAGVPLAEYQKYAQGTRLFSVEENLKAFQPGNDLSSLSYAAQQMSQFLIDVGLAKSKPDINQLFDARFVKTYAQKHQQ